Proteins encoded in a region of the Moritella marina ATCC 15381 genome:
- a CDS encoding DUF1566 domain-containing protein has product MRLNKQNVALALLVVTTLWGCAPTEEEKKQKEEENKNRPSISLQSSTSISEPINGAISFPTTVSLSKTSTVDVTAKYAITPLSAMPAGDFEMKNGLVSIPAGALTADIDITVYSDNLDENDEEFIVSLSSITNANLGNISQIITINDSDLDTTNLSFETDNAQVAEGSGLYKIKILLSAPSEKEVKIPFTIAGLASEGQDFIINTSSPITVTTGTTEVEIELDFIDDNIPEGGESVILQLESPENAELGKYSKLLLTIPGDVGLNDTGITTWYNGSSFIEAQKNSDYPGQDAEFGRDVVITEPSDGPTAFSFTKLDYAGNSLPSSATNASCVQDNRTGLVFELKQEVQKLPAFDGDPLAEYIDKALEDGNYEYYDSHASWRANNYGYYWYSSDTENNGGGSGPVGSVFANEKYPISPSCAFPYEGSGGYNPEHNSCNTSIYASTFNSLAVCGFQDWKLPTIEQLRSIHNYRATQPLVDEVNFFPKTNIGGNTGTDPNSANYISSTTSADASGAAWCMNSTTGQVRLCNKHVPNLVRMVRGGAQ; this is encoded by the coding sequence ATGAGGCTAAATAAACAGAATGTAGCACTAGCATTATTAGTTGTAACTACATTGTGGGGCTGTGCTCCAACGGAAGAGGAAAAAAAGCAAAAAGAAGAAGAAAACAAAAATAGACCGAGTATTTCATTGCAATCTAGTACTTCAATTTCTGAGCCTATAAATGGTGCTATTTCATTTCCTACAACGGTTAGTTTATCTAAAACATCGACTGTTGACGTTACCGCTAAATATGCAATTACACCATTGAGTGCTATGCCTGCAGGTGATTTTGAAATGAAGAATGGCTTAGTATCAATACCAGCAGGAGCATTAACTGCTGATATTGATATTACAGTTTATAGTGATAATCTCGATGAAAATGACGAAGAGTTCATCGTATCTTTAAGCTCAATAACTAACGCTAATTTGGGTAATATTTCACAAATTATTACAATTAATGACTCTGACCTCGATACTACGAACCTATCATTTGAAACCGATAACGCTCAGGTTGCTGAAGGTTCTGGCTTGTATAAAATTAAGATTCTATTGAGCGCGCCTTCTGAAAAAGAGGTGAAAATACCATTTACGATTGCTGGTTTAGCAAGCGAAGGGCAAGATTTCATTATTAATACGAGTAGCCCGATAACAGTTACTACTGGTACAACAGAAGTCGAAATAGAGTTAGATTTTATCGATGACAATATTCCTGAAGGTGGTGAATCTGTTATCTTGCAACTTGAGAGTCCAGAAAATGCAGAGCTTGGTAAATACAGTAAATTATTACTTACGATCCCTGGTGATGTTGGACTAAACGATACCGGTATTACTACTTGGTATAACGGCAGCAGTTTTATTGAAGCTCAAAAAAATTCTGATTATCCAGGACAAGATGCAGAATTTGGGCGAGATGTTGTCATTACAGAACCAAGTGACGGTCCAACAGCCTTTAGTTTTACAAAGCTTGATTATGCGGGTAACTCGCTGCCAAGCAGTGCAACTAATGCGAGTTGTGTGCAAGATAATCGCACAGGTTTAGTCTTTGAGCTTAAACAAGAGGTTCAGAAGTTACCGGCATTTGATGGTGACCCTTTAGCTGAGTATATTGATAAAGCACTTGAAGATGGTAATTATGAGTATTATGACTCACATGCAAGTTGGCGAGCTAATAATTATGGTTACTATTGGTATAGCAGTGATACAGAGAATAATGGTGGTGGCAGTGGTCCTGTAGGTAGTGTATTCGCGAACGAAAAATACCCTATTTCGCCTAGTTGTGCATTCCCGTATGAAGGTTCAGGGGGTTACAATCCTGAGCACAACAGTTGTAATACCAGCATTTATGCTAGTACTTTTAACAGTTTAGCTGTCTGTGGTTTTCAAGACTGGAAGCTTCCTACGATAGAACAACTTCGTTCGATTCATAATTATCGTGCGACGCAACCACTTGTTGATGAAGTTAACTTTTTCCCTAAGACTAATATTGGTGGTAACACAGGTACAGATCCTAATTCTGCAAACTATATATCTTCTACCACATCAGCTGATGCTAGTGGTGCGGCTTGGTGTATGAACTCAACTACAGGGCAAGTTCGTTTGTGTAATAAACATGTGCCAAACTTGGTCCGAATGGTTCGTGGAGGAGCTCAATAA
- a CDS encoding ethylbenzene dehydrogenase-related protein codes for MRLPLSFLSIAISAVLSTPPAFAKVVGTLNNVETNASILIDGVVDTAWSAAPVLKVNINKIPYQPNNGYEGIKQTSYTIQSMRKQGDIYFLIQWADPTESVNRFPWMQQADGSWQQLMNKDDTGHDNTYYEDKMAILWNINLKSFKKKGCAAACHMAKGGMQKGIVDKAPGRKYTKAGTTIDMWHWKGVRSNPVGQADDQYIHDNTDPKANKNWGRSGDAKTGGGYSNNVKDGQPAFVQTDLTNDAVVVLDAEKMPLDANWQQTNRIPGIVTAPFTGSRGDLTAKGVWNDGIWTLEIRRAMVTAGDESSTQDVQFIDLSKAYDFGVSIFDNSQINHVYHDGVLQMRFK; via the coding sequence ATGCGCTTACCTCTCTCTTTCTTATCTATTGCTATCTCTGCAGTGTTGTCTACACCGCCTGCTTTCGCTAAAGTTGTCGGCACGCTCAATAATGTTGAAACAAATGCTTCCATTCTGATTGATGGTGTTGTCGATACCGCGTGGTCCGCCGCGCCTGTACTAAAGGTTAATATCAACAAAATACCTTATCAGCCTAACAACGGTTACGAAGGTATCAAGCAAACCTCGTATACGATCCAGTCAATGCGCAAGCAAGGTGATATCTACTTTCTTATTCAATGGGCAGATCCGACAGAAAGTGTGAATCGCTTTCCATGGATGCAGCAAGCTGACGGTAGTTGGCAACAACTAATGAATAAAGATGATACTGGCCATGATAATACTTATTATGAAGATAAAATGGCCATCCTCTGGAATATCAACCTAAAATCGTTTAAGAAAAAAGGTTGTGCAGCCGCTTGCCATATGGCTAAAGGTGGCATGCAGAAAGGCATTGTTGATAAAGCGCCTGGGCGTAAATATACCAAAGCTGGCACCACTATTGATATGTGGCATTGGAAAGGCGTGCGCTCCAATCCTGTTGGGCAGGCAGATGACCAATATATTCATGATAATACCGATCCGAAAGCCAATAAAAACTGGGGGCGTTCGGGTGATGCCAAAACCGGTGGTGGTTACAGCAATAATGTCAAAGATGGCCAACCGGCGTTTGTACAAACCGACCTTACGAATGATGCCGTTGTGGTTCTGGATGCTGAAAAAATGCCGCTTGATGCCAATTGGCAGCAGACCAATCGTATTCCCGGTATTGTCACTGCGCCGTTTACAGGTTCACGAGGGGATTTAACCGCTAAAGGGGTTTGGAACGATGGCATATGGACGCTAGAGATTCGCCGCGCTATGGTGACGGCTGGTGATGAATCGAGTACCCAAGATGTGCAATTTATCGATCTTTCTAAAGCCTATGATTTTGGTGTGTCAATCTTTGATAATTCGCAAATTAACCATGTTTATCACGACGGTGTACTGCAAATGCGCTTTAAATAG
- a CDS encoding DUF1566 domain-containing protein, producing MKKIILTLSLTAAISAPALAQTCKSASITPSNPIGQYLDNEDGTITDIVNELMWSRCSLGQAFQGGNCINIPLNYDTWKAALDGAETNKDDGRYSDWRLPNIKELGSIVERSCVAPAIDLRLFPSTPSTPYWSSTFDYRGINTVKGLIIDFHDGTEIVKEVSSHKFVRLVRDL from the coding sequence ATGAAAAAAATAATTCTCACTTTAAGCTTAACTGCTGCGATAAGTGCTCCAGCTTTAGCTCAGACATGTAAATCGGCAAGTATCACCCCATCAAATCCGATAGGACAATATTTGGATAATGAAGATGGCACCATTACTGACATTGTAAATGAATTGATGTGGTCACGTTGTTCATTAGGACAAGCTTTTCAAGGCGGGAATTGTATTAATATTCCCTTAAATTACGACACCTGGAAAGCTGCATTAGATGGAGCTGAAACGAATAAGGATGATGGTAGGTATAGCGATTGGCGCTTGCCTAATATCAAAGAACTTGGTTCAATAGTTGAGCGCTCTTGTGTTGCACCCGCTATTGACCTTCGTTTGTTTCCATCAACGCCATCAACACCTTATTGGTCTAGTACGTTTGATTATAGAGGTATTAATACGGTTAAAGGTTTAATCATTGATTTTCATGATGGCACTGAAATAGTAAAAGAAGTCAGTAGTCATAAATTTGTGCGTTTGGTCAGAGATTTATAA
- a CDS encoding magnesium transporter codes for MPENDVQNAVEELLTNNLDTSAQQAFIEKLEHETSPVDMALLLESLPFLERLETWAQISADIKLPILVEMRADAGESIVDSLTHAELLTLFTDIDANTLVELQDIIPDHHLETVLAKMDETQLSHYSAAQQFNDDEVGHWCDHQPLVVPAKTKIKVVLRLIRRSSSSHCNVVFLVDNRGNWQGVVRINQLFGADPLLRVAELIEEDYLTLSANEDVYIAADKVAQSNESALPVITTGGLLIGRLDIGAAYKLQAEHAESQIMATAGLDENEDLFSPVRKSAKNRAIWLGINLLTAFLASWFIGMFEATIQQVVALAVLMPVVASMGGIAGSQTLTLIVRGLALGHISMANMKPLLFKELKVAILNGILWSLVIGLVTGYWFDDVMLGIVIGLAIVANIITAALAGVLVPVALDKMKIDPALSGSVILTTVTDIIGFVVFLGLGTILLL; via the coding sequence ATGCCAGAAAATGACGTTCAAAATGCAGTTGAAGAACTACTAACAAATAATCTTGATACATCAGCGCAGCAAGCTTTTATTGAAAAACTTGAGCATGAAACGTCGCCTGTCGATATGGCCTTATTGTTAGAATCTCTGCCCTTTTTAGAACGTTTAGAAACCTGGGCACAAATATCTGCCGATATAAAATTGCCGATATTAGTCGAGATGCGTGCAGATGCTGGTGAGTCCATTGTTGATTCATTAACCCATGCAGAATTACTGACACTTTTCACTGATATTGATGCCAACACATTAGTTGAATTACAAGATATCATTCCCGATCACCATCTTGAAACCGTGCTCGCGAAGATGGATGAAACTCAGCTATCGCACTACTCGGCTGCGCAACAGTTTAATGATGACGAAGTGGGACATTGGTGTGATCATCAGCCACTTGTTGTTCCGGCTAAAACCAAAATAAAAGTAGTGTTAAGATTGATTCGCCGTAGCAGTTCATCACACTGTAACGTGGTGTTCCTGGTGGATAACCGCGGTAATTGGCAAGGTGTTGTTCGTATCAATCAATTATTTGGTGCAGATCCGTTATTACGCGTGGCAGAGTTAATTGAAGAGGATTACCTCACTTTAAGCGCCAATGAAGATGTTTACATTGCCGCAGACAAAGTGGCGCAAAGCAATGAGTCCGCGTTACCCGTTATTACTACAGGCGGTTTACTCATCGGCCGTTTAGATATTGGCGCCGCTTATAAACTGCAAGCCGAACATGCTGAATCACAAATAATGGCAACAGCGGGTCTAGATGAAAACGAAGATCTATTTTCACCCGTTCGTAAAAGTGCGAAGAATCGTGCTATTTGGCTGGGCATCAACTTGCTAACCGCATTTTTAGCATCTTGGTTCATAGGGATGTTTGAAGCGACCATCCAACAGGTTGTTGCGCTGGCAGTATTAATGCCCGTGGTTGCCTCTATGGGCGGTATTGCAGGCAGCCAGACCTTAACCTTGATTGTCCGTGGTTTAGCATTAGGGCATATCTCGATGGCAAACATGAAGCCTTTGTTATTCAAGGAACTAAAAGTCGCAATCCTCAATGGTATTCTGTGGTCATTAGTGATTGGTTTAGTGACGGGTTACTGGTTTGACGATGTCATGCTCGGTATCGTTATTGGCTTAGCAATTGTCGCCAATATCATTACTGCGGCACTCGCGGGTGTGTTAGTGCCTGTTGCGTTAGATAAAATGAAAATTGACCCAGCATTATCCGGTTCTGTTATTTTGACCACAGTGACTGACATCATAGGTTTTGTGGTGTTCTTAGGATTGGGTACTATTTTACTGCTATAG
- a CDS encoding methyl-accepting chemotaxis protein: MKFLLSGFFSNNMFVLATLLIGTMLLLSHQFFIAACLLLGGGICIYVLLLQRIKQEQQGLLRILALSPQGQMNSGINKLLTEHNIVMLLPVLTTIYQSNKQFKRGYNEISNQNLEIGYSAKELANNADETAKQADVQHLNCLTTATATAQINVSLTDISRRIEDINHAVIDAKDNCQHSFKTLVDSKQQVSQVSDVIINTQQSLQQLKEKLDTVILMSSVISEMAAQTNLLSINATIEAAKAGEYGRGFSVVAGEMKMLAQRSQTSAQTITNKTKEVTENMHAVESYMQDAIGHIDQSGVRVESACEHLNNIVKKTESMAVDIDGVAVATEQQMYALKDITQAVEQLTILSAQNSHMSIQQANVANHLHDITRIT, from the coding sequence ATGAAATTTTTACTTTCCGGATTTTTCTCTAATAACATGTTTGTCTTAGCTACATTGTTGATAGGTACAATGCTGTTATTAAGTCATCAGTTTTTTATTGCCGCTTGCTTATTACTCGGAGGTGGTATTTGTATTTATGTTTTGTTATTACAGCGAATTAAGCAAGAGCAACAAGGCTTGCTGAGAATATTGGCGCTGAGCCCGCAAGGTCAAATGAATTCAGGTATAAATAAGTTATTAACTGAGCATAATATCGTTATGTTATTACCGGTATTGACCACTATTTATCAGTCTAATAAGCAGTTTAAACGTGGCTACAATGAGATCAGCAACCAAAATTTAGAAATTGGTTATTCAGCCAAAGAGCTCGCGAATAACGCAGATGAAACAGCGAAACAAGCGGATGTTCAACATCTGAACTGTTTAACAACCGCCACTGCTACAGCGCAGATTAATGTGAGTTTGACGGATATATCACGACGAATTGAAGATATTAACCATGCAGTGATAGACGCTAAAGATAATTGTCAGCACAGTTTTAAAACCCTCGTTGATAGTAAACAGCAAGTCTCACAAGTGAGTGATGTCATCATCAATACGCAGCAGAGCTTGCAGCAACTAAAAGAAAAATTAGATACGGTGATTTTGATGTCGAGTGTGATTAGCGAAATGGCCGCACAAACTAATTTACTGTCAATCAATGCCACGATTGAAGCCGCAAAAGCAGGGGAATACGGCAGAGGGTTTTCTGTTGTCGCCGGTGAAATGAAAATGTTAGCGCAGCGTAGTCAAACATCAGCGCAGACTATTACCAATAAAACCAAAGAAGTAACCGAAAATATGCACGCTGTAGAAAGCTATATGCAAGATGCTATTGGGCATATTGATCAAAGTGGTGTTCGAGTTGAATCTGCTTGTGAACATCTCAATAATATCGTCAAGAAGACCGAGAGTATGGCGGTCGATATTGATGGTGTAGCCGTTGCAACAGAGCAACAAATGTATGCGCTTAAGGATATTACTCAGGCGGTGGAACAGCTTACGATACTCTCCGCACAAAACAGCCATATGTCGATACAGCAAGCGAATGTTGCTAATCACCTTCACGACATCACTCGTATTACTTAA